From one Ammoniphilus sp. CFH 90114 genomic stretch:
- a CDS encoding Uma2 family endonuclease has product MERLNVNQRYTVEEFLKFDLKEGRYELHEGFPILMSPASADHEAIIASIIGELSLALKGSQCTVFGSNLALIPFGSEVKSCEKEKFFLPDISVICDHKKIQQGKCYGAPDLVVEVLSPSTSRTDLVTKLHDYEQAGVREYWIVDSSNQYIAKYVLTHYSFVREDVFDRGSDFSSTIFSEIRFAVKDIFRFYNNFN; this is encoded by the coding sequence GTGGAGAGACTCAATGTAAATCAAAGGTATACGGTAGAAGAATTCCTTAAATTTGATTTGAAAGAAGGCCGCTATGAACTTCATGAAGGCTTTCCCATACTCATGTCCCCTGCTTCAGCCGATCATGAGGCCATTATTGCCTCAATAATTGGAGAATTGTCTTTAGCTTTAAAAGGAAGCCAGTGTACTGTTTTTGGCAGTAATCTGGCCTTGATTCCTTTTGGGTCTGAAGTTAAAAGTTGTGAGAAAGAAAAGTTCTTCCTTCCAGATATTTCAGTTATATGTGATCACAAAAAAATACAACAGGGAAAATGCTACGGCGCACCTGACTTAGTTGTTGAGGTATTATCTCCCTCCACGTCTAGAACAGATTTGGTAACGAAGTTACATGACTACGAACAAGCTGGGGTAAGGGAATATTGGATTGTTGACTCGTCTAATCAGTATATAGCGAAATACGTATTAACCCATTATAGTTTTGTAAGGGAAGATGTCTTTGATAGGGGGAGCGATTTTTCTTCGACGATTTTCTCCGAGATTAGGTTTGCGGTCAAAGATATATTTCGCTTTTATAACAACTTTAATTGA
- a CDS encoding Na+/H+ antiporter NhaC family protein: protein MTNKSMRDASLSVIYIVGGVGLAGILQIPLFIGFFVAVCLMILLLLKRGMSTKEIWEASLAGMKRTRPVIFILLLTALLIPVWISSGTIPIMIQIGVQWINPEWIVLVAFLLAATVSFLLGTSIGTLGSLGVVIISVAISANVSVPLVAGALISGAFVAERMSPLSSLFHLVANSVDTHPTQLFRKMVPSSLLLVGIGICFYTVLGMNASPVIPKTDSLYQTLLASHFHSSFISFAPLIVLFGSIFLRNSTLKSLGFGVATGILVALFYEQVHILALLQSMVFGYTSSHDTLALILRGGGLLRMYELILFICLAGIMNGLLDRTQLFQPLIDQLFRGGMTITNYTARTVMVTLLLALIGSNQAFPALVAGRSLSGTWGKEGFGREDLGRVISDTAIVTSGIIPWNMVAILSTAALGVPTLAYAPYALLLWISPITTIIISYWLSKTSSFSNQDAHISSR from the coding sequence GTGACTAATAAGAGCATGCGCGATGCCTCACTATCGGTCATATATATTGTAGGAGGAGTGGGATTGGCCGGCATTCTTCAAATTCCACTCTTTATAGGGTTCTTTGTGGCTGTTTGTCTGATGATCCTGTTATTGCTGAAGAGGGGCATGTCCACCAAAGAGATATGGGAGGCTAGCCTTGCTGGCATGAAAAGGACCAGACCCGTCATTTTCATCTTATTGCTCACAGCCTTGCTGATCCCTGTCTGGATTTCCAGCGGGACGATTCCTATTATGATACAGATAGGGGTGCAGTGGATTAATCCGGAGTGGATCGTTCTTGTCGCTTTTTTACTGGCGGCAACTGTGTCTTTTCTGTTAGGCACTTCCATTGGAACCCTAGGCTCCTTGGGCGTTGTGATTATAAGTGTGGCAATATCGGCCAATGTGTCAGTACCCCTTGTTGCCGGCGCGTTGATCTCTGGAGCGTTTGTAGCGGAACGGATGTCCCCTCTGTCTTCCTTGTTTCACCTCGTTGCAAATTCAGTGGATACACACCCGACTCAATTATTTCGCAAAATGGTGCCCTCTTCCTTGCTGCTCGTTGGGATTGGCATCTGTTTTTATACGGTTTTGGGAATGAATGCATCCCCTGTTATCCCTAAGACTGACAGCCTGTATCAAACTTTGCTGGCAAGCCATTTTCATTCTTCCTTTATTTCCTTTGCTCCATTGATCGTGTTGTTCGGGAGTATTTTTCTTAGAAACAGCACCTTGAAATCGTTGGGGTTTGGCGTGGCAACCGGTATCCTTGTTGCACTTTTTTACGAACAGGTTCATATTCTTGCGCTCTTGCAGAGCATGGTCTTTGGCTATACCTCTTCCCATGATACATTGGCCCTTATCTTGAGAGGTGGAGGTCTCCTTCGAATGTACGAATTAATCCTTTTTATTTGCCTTGCCGGTATAATGAACGGACTATTGGATAGAACCCAGCTATTTCAACCTTTAATCGACCAGCTGTTTAGAGGAGGAATGACAATCACCAACTACACCGCCAGGACTGTCATGGTAACCCTATTGCTTGCTCTGATAGGCAGCAACCAAGCATTCCCTGCCTTAGTAGCCGGTCGCTCCTTATCGGGCACTTGGGGTAAGGAGGGATTTGGAAGGGAAGACTTGGGACGTGTGATTTCTGATACAGCTATTGTAACTTCAGGCATCATCCCGTGGAATATGGTGGCTATATTATCTACTGCAGCTTTAGGAGTACCGACTTTAGCGTATGCACCTTATGCTCTCTTGCTGTGGATCTCACCGATCACCACCATTATAATAAGCTATTGGCTCTCTAAAACCAGTTCATTCTCCAATCAGGATGCCCATATTTCATCCAGATGA
- a CDS encoding HAMP domain-containing sensor histidine kinase, with protein sequence MDIKWKNRWLVMVWLFLFSHGISGISMGLFHGDNYINKNYFESDKFENQLQEFIDGLILFELNDLSKEEAKKQITVTHEEIEEHRYRYGNLEEQIANIKAQYEIKIEEAQASKNQALADAYISERDAKIEDITHNFLNDEHVRSKVVKEKEQKIDEYYREIEYQRADFTQAKGVFLYHLTNTETGKVYTNTHDQAIHTKDMRYIRTYPSTKYGSLSTNLGSTDLDSIIGERHAAVFEGQIAVPKSALIRSVLPSYYEFESEQTAFYIYLYSGLISLIGSLVLWKKATVFSAISLVKGQSIYKRIPLDIGTGLFAGTGFITLIMLVDIRPHRFYGSFYEGMTDLLSYLLIIVFFIGLTLLQGKYLLARHKDALHLKADWKKSVSYRTISMIKNAFLIRQIGTQIFLLLMIAFAFGGGLIIGLMEPELLILYAIGFLLVGLPTLIWLFRSAGYLNEIIVHTNHLVSGKDEPDLPVKGKSALATLARNINQLKLGVKSSKKEQAKSERLKTELITNVSHDLRTPLTSVITYTELLKNPGLAEVDRNSYIEIIDRKSKRLKVLIDDLFEATKMASGNVNLVKEKVDIVQLLQQALAEYNEQIKESTLQFRVSTPDPPIFVQGDGQKLWRVLENLIGNILKYSLENTRVYITVKMDANQAVLTFKNVTKYELGENIEDLFERFKRGDTSRQTEGSGLGLAIAKSIIDLHDGNLDLDIDGDLFKVTVTLETK encoded by the coding sequence TTGGATATAAAATGGAAAAATAGATGGCTCGTCATGGTTTGGCTTTTCCTTTTTTCTCATGGGATTAGTGGAATATCGATGGGATTATTTCATGGGGACAACTACATTAATAAGAACTATTTTGAGAGTGATAAATTTGAAAATCAGCTTCAGGAATTTATTGATGGATTAATTTTATTTGAATTAAATGATCTATCCAAGGAAGAAGCCAAAAAGCAAATCACCGTAACACATGAAGAGATTGAAGAACATCGATATCGTTATGGGAACTTAGAAGAACAGATTGCAAATATCAAAGCCCAATACGAAATAAAAATCGAAGAAGCACAAGCGTCTAAAAACCAAGCCCTTGCCGATGCTTATATCTCCGAGCGAGATGCAAAGATCGAAGACATTACCCATAACTTTCTAAATGATGAGCATGTTCGCTCCAAAGTGGTCAAAGAAAAAGAGCAGAAAATCGATGAGTATTATCGAGAAATCGAGTATCAACGCGCTGATTTTACCCAAGCTAAAGGTGTATTTCTCTATCATTTAACCAATACAGAAACCGGAAAAGTGTATACCAATACACACGATCAAGCCATCCATACTAAAGACATGCGCTATATCCGCACCTATCCATCCACCAAATATGGCTCTCTTTCCACAAACCTAGGCTCAACAGATCTTGATTCCATTATTGGAGAAAGACATGCAGCTGTATTTGAAGGGCAAATTGCCGTTCCTAAATCCGCACTCATACGATCTGTATTGCCTAGTTATTACGAATTTGAGAGCGAACAAACGGCTTTTTATATCTATTTATATAGTGGCTTGATTTCTTTAATAGGAAGTCTGGTTTTGTGGAAAAAAGCGACTGTCTTCTCTGCCATTTCCCTAGTCAAAGGTCAGTCTATATATAAGCGAATCCCGCTTGATATCGGTACCGGCTTGTTCGCAGGCACAGGTTTCATAACCCTTATCATGTTGGTCGATATCCGGCCCCACCGCTTCTATGGGTCTTTTTATGAAGGGATGACAGATTTGCTGTCCTACCTTTTAATCATTGTTTTTTTCATTGGCCTTACTCTACTTCAAGGGAAATATCTTCTAGCTCGACACAAAGATGCCTTGCATCTTAAAGCGGACTGGAAAAAGAGTGTATCCTACCGAACCATCTCTATGATAAAAAACGCTTTTCTCATCCGTCAAATAGGGACCCAGATCTTTCTATTGCTGATGATTGCATTTGCCTTTGGTGGAGGACTCATCATCGGCTTGATGGAGCCTGAACTTCTTATCCTCTATGCCATTGGGTTCCTCTTGGTGGGATTGCCTACACTGATTTGGCTTTTCAGAAGTGCTGGTTATTTAAACGAAATTATTGTGCATACCAACCATTTGGTGAGTGGAAAAGATGAACCTGATCTTCCCGTGAAAGGAAAATCTGCCTTGGCCACCCTTGCTCGCAATATTAATCAACTAAAGCTTGGCGTCAAATCATCTAAGAAGGAGCAGGCGAAAAGTGAACGATTAAAAACAGAACTGATAACCAATGTAAGCCATGACCTGCGTACCCCCTTAACATCCGTCATTACGTATACGGAGTTATTGAAAAATCCAGGATTGGCAGAGGTAGACCGCAATTCCTATATTGAAATCATTGACCGCAAGTCCAAACGTTTAAAGGTTCTTATCGATGATTTATTTGAAGCCACCAAAATGGCGAGTGGAAACGTTAATCTTGTAAAGGAAAAAGTAGATATTGTACAGTTATTGCAGCAAGCCCTTGCCGAATATAACGAACAAATAAAGGAGTCTACCCTCCAGTTTAGGGTCTCAACTCCAGATCCCCCCATATTTGTACAAGGTGATGGTCAAAAACTATGGAGAGTATTGGAAAACTTAATAGGAAATATCTTGAAGTATTCCTTAGAAAATACGAGAGTGTATATTACGGTCAAAATGGATGCTAATCAGGCCGTGCTTACGTTTAAAAATGTAACCAAGTACGAGCTAGGAGAAAATATCGAAGACCTGTTTGAAAGGTTCAAACGAGGCGATACTTCTCGTCAAACCGAGGGTTCAGGTCTTGGTTTGGCAATTGCCAAATCGATCATTGACCTTCATGATGGCAACTTGGATTTAGATATTGATGGGGATCTATTTAAGGTGACTGTGACATTGGAAACGAAATGA
- a CDS encoding nitroreductase family protein: MAISTGYIPLNFERVTPAQQYSRLDSYVQTLEQRKGVLSFSDREVSEKLMEKVIETAGRAPSGANQQPWTYVLIKNPDIKKAIREAAEQETGESKECLEQAPYLVALFKVTYGLEKQPDGSVKRIKHYYVPESTPLSSGFFIAALQHAGLDCIVHPVFAALQSILSRPKNEKPCLLFAVGYAKEYNEHTRKPLSEILIGESPLDDFYSAQEDSLGMSHGDETQALSSVESFLERMKKRRNVRHYSTEDADINLLYQAVRATAATPSAGSLQPFRFAIVSDSERKQMIRELAEIEERKLYEERISDEWREALAPLGTNASKPHLTDAPHLIIAFYIKDPGKNNYDIETASMAVGILMGALHHAGLCTLTHTPSPMAFLRDYLGRPTEEMPFIVLPVGYPIDGCQVPDITKKPLSEILVKFD, translated from the coding sequence ATGGCCATTAGCACTGGGTATATACCGCTGAACTTCGAAAGAGTGACTCCTGCTCAACAGTATTCTCGTTTGGACAGCTATGTACAAACATTGGAGCAGCGTAAAGGTGTTCTCTCCTTTTCTGACAGGGAAGTATCCGAAAAATTGATGGAAAAAGTGATTGAAACAGCGGGCCGAGCGCCCTCAGGCGCAAACCAGCAGCCTTGGACGTATGTCCTTATTAAGAATCCAGATATCAAGAAGGCAATTCGTGAAGCAGCTGAACAAGAAACCGGTGAGAGCAAAGAATGTTTAGAACAAGCTCCATACCTGGTAGCCTTATTCAAGGTGACTTATGGATTGGAGAAGCAGCCAGATGGATCGGTAAAACGGATCAAGCACTATTATGTACCGGAGTCAACGCCTCTTTCTTCCGGCTTCTTTATAGCTGCGCTGCAGCATGCTGGATTAGATTGCATCGTTCATCCTGTGTTTGCAGCCTTGCAATCGATTCTCAGCCGCCCTAAAAATGAAAAGCCTTGCCTTTTGTTTGCCGTCGGCTATGCCAAGGAATACAATGAGCATACGCGTAAGCCTTTATCAGAGATTCTTATTGGAGAATCTCCACTAGATGATTTTTACTCAGCTCAAGAAGATTCTCTTGGAATGTCTCATGGTGATGAGACCCAGGCCTTGTCTTCAGTAGAATCATTTTTGGAGCGTATGAAAAAACGCAGGAATGTCAGACATTACTCTACAGAAGACGCTGATATTAATCTTCTCTACCAGGCAGTGAGAGCCACGGCGGCTACTCCTTCGGCAGGCAGTTTACAGCCCTTCCGTTTTGCTATTGTCAGTGATTCAGAACGCAAACAAATGATTAGAGAATTAGCGGAAATAGAGGAAAGAAAATTATACGAGGAAAGAATCTCGGATGAGTGGAGAGAAGCATTAGCACCATTAGGAACGAATGCAAGCAAGCCGCATCTGACAGATGCCCCGCATCTAATTATAGCTTTCTATATAAAGGATCCAGGCAAAAACAACTATGATATTGAAACAGCAAGCATGGCTGTAGGTATACTGATGGGGGCCTTACACCACGCTGGATTATGCACTCTGACCCATACGCCAAGTCCGATGGCTTTCTTGCGTGACTATTTGGGCCGCCCTACGGAGGAAATGCCCTTTATCGTTTTGCCCGTCGGATACCCGATTGACGGCTGTCAGGTTCCTGATATCACGAAGAAACCTCTATCAGAGATTTTAGTGAAATTTGATTAG
- a CDS encoding response regulator transcription factor, producing MNQYTVLVVDDEKEIREAIEIYLKNDGITVIKAQDGIEAIEKLKEHDIHLIILDIMMPRLDGINTTFKIREEKNIPIIILSAKSEDTDKILGLQVGADDYVTKPFNPMELIARVKSQLRRYVRLGTYEGTEKVVELNGLALNEAAKEVTLHGDPVKLTPIEYKIVELLIKNAGRVFSIDEIYERVWKEPNYNAENTVAVHIRKIREKIEIDPKNPKYLKVVWGIGYKMEK from the coding sequence ATGAATCAATATACTGTACTCGTTGTCGATGATGAAAAGGAAATTCGAGAGGCCATTGAAATTTATCTTAAGAATGATGGCATTACAGTGATCAAAGCCCAAGATGGAATCGAAGCGATTGAAAAACTAAAGGAGCATGATATTCATCTTATTATTTTAGACATTATGATGCCAAGACTAGATGGAATCAACACGACATTCAAAATCCGCGAGGAAAAAAATATTCCTATTATTATTTTGAGTGCCAAAAGTGAAGATACTGACAAAATCTTGGGTCTTCAAGTGGGTGCTGATGATTATGTCACCAAGCCGTTTAATCCGATGGAGCTCATCGCCAGGGTTAAATCTCAGTTAAGAAGGTATGTCAGATTAGGAACCTATGAAGGAACGGAAAAAGTCGTTGAGTTGAATGGACTAGCTTTAAATGAGGCTGCGAAGGAAGTAACGCTGCACGGAGATCCAGTAAAGCTAACACCCATTGAGTATAAGATTGTGGAACTGTTAATAAAAAATGCGGGACGCGTATTCTCGATTGATGAAATTTATGAGCGTGTATGGAAAGAACCCAACTATAATGCAGAGAATACGGTTGCCGTTCATATCCGAAAGATTCGTGAAAAAATTGAGATTGATCCTAAAAATCCAAAATATTTAAAGGTGGTATGGGGAATTGGATATAAAATGGAAAAATAG
- a CDS encoding cupin domain-containing protein, with the protein MDIGKKVKDLRESKGYSVREMAKLCGLSPSLVSQVERNVSSPSISTLLKMAEILHVPVGSFFSEVEHEKQIVRKRERRKFIYPDHTTTYEFANPPELDRELRTLVVTLQPMQYTSNQKVSHQDKEICFVVAGEVSVEFEDSTHLLQEGDSIVFNSQNPHRFYNKSEREAQFLLIIYK; encoded by the coding sequence ATGGATATTGGAAAAAAAGTAAAGGATTTGCGAGAAAGCAAAGGTTATTCGGTACGAGAAATGGCCAAACTGTGCGGGCTTTCTCCTAGTCTCGTTAGTCAAGTGGAACGGAATGTTTCTAGCCCTTCCATCTCAACCTTGCTTAAAATGGCCGAAATCTTACACGTTCCCGTAGGCTCCTTTTTCAGTGAGGTAGAACATGAGAAGCAAATTGTAAGAAAACGCGAACGGAGAAAATTTATCTATCCTGACCATACAACAACTTATGAATTTGCTAACCCTCCGGAGTTAGACAGAGAATTACGGACTTTGGTGGTCACTCTCCAACCAATGCAATACACTTCTAATCAAAAAGTCAGCCATCAAGACAAGGAGATCTGCTTTGTTGTGGCTGGTGAAGTTTCGGTTGAATTTGAGGATTCTACTCACCTTCTTCAGGAAGGGGATTCCATTGTCTTCAATTCTCAGAACCCACACCGATTTTACAATAAGTCGGAACGAGAGGCGCAATTCCTCTTGATTATCTACAAGTAA